The sequence below is a genomic window from Bombus huntii isolate Logan2020A chromosome 13, iyBomHunt1.1, whole genome shotgun sequence.
GTCAAAACAAACTAATTTTACTGtaacgatataaataaaatatatagtaattaATTACTTCTTTCAGGCATTAAGTAATAAATGTGAAATCATCAATTTTCCACGGTGACAATtgcgttatttttattacggTGCGAACGATAACCAATCATATAAAATCGAACGGGAAGACGAAATGAGTCACTACGAATCTTTATGAAAATGCATATTcagtttttatataattagCAGTCTGAACAAAAATATCCACAATGCAATTTTAATCTCGTCTTTTTCCTCGTTTCACAATCGTATAAAGATAAATTTGAATGTACTTAGTAGAAACTCGTTGATAACGAATGTACTTACAATAAACAGTGATATCTAAATTTACAAGCGTATCTAAGCATACATAGTCTTAATCATAATTATCTTCCTCAATAAGTTCACTTCATTATCgagatatatatatgaagaaatgttatatatatatatatatgttgaaaaatattctctaTCGCTAACATTAATCATGTGTTTGTTAGCTCCTTTGAACTAttctataattaatttcaatttacgaTATATTTGTCAATTTCATATCAACCGGTTTTATTAATATGTTTGAGTTTGAAATTCTATGATTTTCCATGAATACCTTATCTAATACATTACGCGCCACATACGTGCGGCAAGTATAAGATTCCAAGAAACGAAaaacgaatataatttttatctttttaaaacATTGTGAAgtgaaatgtaaatatatacaaagaaagataaaatacttaaaaatataaataacctgatagataattaaaaaaaggaaatttaattactcaaacattattgtaataaaagtATATCAGACAATAATGATAACATAACTAATCGTGGgcacaataaaatttaattgaaatatgaattacaGTGACATGTCAAGTAAATATATGGACGAAAGTTTAGAGGAAGGCTCTAGATTCCAACAACATTATTGTATAACGTTGGGTGTGGGGCCTCTGTGGTGGTCCTGATGTGCCCCATGCCGCATTGTCTGTATCTACAGTCAACACAGAGAGCCGCGGCGTGGGGATCAAGCAGAGTCAGCTCTCTGTGAGCTCCCACATTGTTCAAGTAcgtatttacaattattatattggatgaaaatatttttctatatcatAATACTATTTaaagtattatattttctatatttaaattttctctatatttgtttataaggtttatatgtataattccAATCATGTTACTAGGAGGATGAATTATTGAAAGCTGTGCGAAATAGCGAATCATTACGCTTGACATTTACTCTACATTTGACGGAAAGCACATCCGTTGAATGGGAAACTGTAGTATGGCGTCATTGTCTTTATATTCGCGTGCCAAGCTGCCTTTTACCCGAAGGTTCGAAAGAAGGTTTCGTGTCTCTCCTGGAATACGCTGAAGAAACATTACGATGTACAAATATCATCATTTGTCTGCGTAAAGACAGAGCGGATCGAGGTACTTGTCGTCAACCGTTCTTTGACTCCAATGAAAATGATTATGAGGAAAAAAGTTTCTCGTCTAAAACACTTTGTTGTTATGGTTTAGCAATGCTGGTTCGTACCTTCATGTTTTTGGGCTTCACTGTACTACCGCCTACTCACTCCTTGGTACCACCAGGCAGTGATGCTGGCAATCTCTACATGCTCTATGCCATCGAGTAGTCAACCAGAAGCTCGACTTCTCTTTCAAATTTAACGCAcaggtattttttttttttttttttttttttttttgtttttgtttttgcGTAAATATTATCACTTTAACCAGTTCATTTTTTGTCGATCTAAGCTTCTAAGCTTTGCTATTTCCAAGTAACTCTTATCGTTTTtctatactttttttttcttttttgcctTTTTCTCAATTACAGGGGCTAACAAGTACATAAACGGAAACGTATACGTTCTACAACCatcgaaacgaaaaataaattacaatccAAAGGTCTTAAATAGTAAAcggaatttctttcttttctattttctttgcTAGTTTATGTTATTTACTACTAAGAAAAATCACAAGTTTAGGATTTcacgaaaaaatatataaaaattcaaaattttcatttcgcaACTTGCTATgatcataaaataaattattgtattaGAAACTAACGACTTCGAAAGATGTAAAGTATGTAAAATATGTCAAAAATAACATTTCCAGCACCTTGGCGTTAAATTTAAGAGAAATATctttatatgtatacgtacgtacatatatatatagggagagagagagagagagagagcgagcgagagagagagaatgagtGTGAGAGCGAGAGAGACATGAAGATGTACggagaaaaacgaagaaatacaGAACAAACCGAAACTGATAGTCGGGTATATGTAGATCGCCAACATAACAGGTTGTGGGCGAAAATGTCGATTCATTCTCTTGAATACAATGTTAAGATCATATGAACAGCTGACGAAGCTTCCCACGTAAAAAATTTGACGGTATCAAGGCTTAAAAGTTACATAAACCTATGAAACGtcaaattataaaagaaatttactaCTAATAAATCTCAATGTTAATTGTATCAAATTGGATTTTACCGCGTTTTATTCtgtattattatacatttttaaaatcatttgtaagtattattattctatatacacatatacagatattttatacatgtaACGATGCGCAACTAGTGTTTGGTTTgtcttaaataattaatttttgtttaacttGTATTTTTTACATGATGTATACAAATTCATTACTTTCCCAATAAAGATTAGTTCAAATAAAGCATCAACTTGTGATACAATTTATGAAACTTTGATATCATTCTGTATCTGTAATGAGATGTGAAAACATAATTCTAAACATAATCCcaattaaaagatatatttataatatttaaaatatttcgttaaaatGTTTACTAAAACAATCAATTACACACTGGTAGCGATCGTTGTAATTGTAACTAGgtcgatattttctttttgcttTATTATGTTtaggtatttaaataatatttctaatgattgtaattataattataatcttTGGTAACCCGAATCAATTAACATTGTGGAGTTTGTTTTAGTAAATGCGTTCTTTAGTGTTGACTTGATAATAGATGACGTTAAATGACGTAAAAAAAGTGTTAATAGCTTGCTAGAAATATAGATAAGTACAGAATAATGAATTAGTATACGTTAACGCAAATAGTTTACGATTTATCTTGAGTTttcaattgaaaataaaactcTGCGTTCTATTAACTAGTATTGTATACTGTATTGATATAGTTGATTACATGGAGATACATGTatgttacatttattattgtGGAATTACCGAAAACACTCTTGCTAAATAAAACTTTAGAAAAATGCATAAATTTTGTACTTTGTTCTATATCAgaagaattaaagaaaaaattaacttttatatgtataccTTTGTATATACAATGTCCACACACGCACATAAAAGTAGTGCTCAGGTCCCCACTTAGCAGAAGCTCCATATCCTCACCAGTCCGTTCCTGTAACTAGCTTCATTGTGATAGGTGACCTCGAAACTCTGCATTTCGTATATTAAACAAACTTTTAGCTACAACAATAGCTACAACGATAAAATATCGAGTTTTTGTAACTACGCAAACACTACTATATAAAGAATTATATACTTAGATACATGTTTTAAACTTGTAGTATCTTctcgtataataataatttattacttcATATAAAGGTACAACTCAGCAATATAATCgtattaataatattgatataacATAATTCAATGATtgttttattctattattattgtaGTATTATTAGCAATGTTTTCAAACAATACAGATTGCATGGCGTATATGAAGTGTTGGTGATTTAAATTATGTTCATTGAAGATTTTTAGTAACAATATGATgaatgaaatttctattcaTGGTTATTTTATGGTttctttaattgaaataacagAGTACGAAAGTAAGCAATAAAAGTGAAAACGAATATATCAATACATGATATAATATCGACCCGATTTATAAgatgtttttttataacattCTTATTCAAGTAACTTGTTATCTTGCACTAATTACACAGATGTAACTTAGAACGATTTGGAATATTGGATAATTCTGTAAACAGTTATACAACTTATCATCTACAACGCCTAATTAATTCAAAAACTTGTACTTcacttcattttattttatagtaaATTAGTCCTTTTAATGTCAATATCTATTTCATCTGAGTTATTTTTTGGTACCAAACCTAAACTGTTTAACATTCCGGATGGTGCTGTATCCTCAACCGGGTAACCAGACACTTTGTTACATTTAATCAAATGTGTGGCTAATTGATTTCCATCGGTTGTTGCATAACCGCATGAACATCgcatctttttatttaatggaATATTAATAAGAGGAGAAGGAACTACCAAACTAGTCATCGGTCGTTCGTTATGAATTTGTTGTTGATGTTCCTTAAACGCACGCCAACAACAAGTTACGTAGCGACACAATTGGCATATTTGTTCACCTGGATAATGATCTTGTTCATCTATATCCTCTTCGCATTCTTTACAGGATAGATGTTCAATTGGAACGTTCACCGTAATTGGACCAGTGATCCATTTTTTAACTCTTTCATCGTGTGGTAATTCCGTAACTGGACTATCGAATTCAAATCGTCTATTTTGAAATCGTTGTTTTGAAATCATTATTCCGTTATTACTAACTGAATACGGAACAACCTTTGTACTAGACACAGAGTCATGCAATTCCCTTTGATGTCTTTTTAATGAACTTTTCTGATTAAACCAAAGACAACATTTGGAACATTTATTTCCACGTCCTTGTTCCCTTCTGATAACATGTCTTTGCATATGTAATAAGAATGCGTGAACGCTGGTAACATTGGGGTTGCCTTCTTTTGCAAAATCTATTACTTTCAAACAATAAGGACACTGTAACCCTTCGCCCTTTTCATGACCACGATAGAAATGATCAATAGCGTCTTTATGACTGGAAGTACGATAACCGCAAATTTCGCATCGGTAAGGCATTTCCGAAGGACAATGCATCGACGATAAGTGGTTAATTAGAAGACCAGTGTTCCCGAATTTTTGTTCACAAATAGCGCAAACAACCATGTCACTGTCAGAATGACCAAAAGTGCTGTGTGATTCCGTAATGTGTGTAATCATCTGATGTTGAGATGAAAATGCAGTGCAACAATACCGGCATACAGGAGAATTTGATTGTCCGGGTACTTGTGGTGGCACATGGCCAATAGTGTGTTCCATTACATCTGTATTTGAACGCAATATTGCAGCGCAAAGAAAGCATTTAAAATATAGGGAACTTTTATGTTCCTTTAAAAGAAGAGTTTTATCACCTTCCATAGTAGCATAGTAAAATTCTTGCAACTGTATCTGATCGTTTTTACATTCCTTATCTATTTCTCTGATGCCTTTTGAATCGTAGATGGCTTTTTTCACCTCTGGCTCTGGACTAATGGCTGTTGTTGGATTTCTCTTTCGTCCCCTCTTCGGACCAGGTTTTGTTGTTTGAACGGAAGGCAATGTTTCTTGTTGTTTCATGTTGCTACTACTTGGGATCAAAACTTCGCAGCCCgaaaaaaattcttctttatttatcGTCATAAGTGGTGTCAATGGTGGTGAATTCGTATTTGAGTAAGACCAGTTATGAAACGGATTAGCACCTATCTTATTCAAACGATCTATGAGACATTCGTTTGACTCGATTCCAGTTTGCTCTGCGATATGTTCGATAATGTTGTCAAATGCTCGGGCAGCAGTCGTTCCGTACATTTCTCTCCATACTAATTCGTCCAAAAATTGTTGTATCATTTGTCTACTAAGCAAACTAAGAGTATTTTGAAACATTCTCGGgacaatttttcttaaatattccATAATGTGATAATTGCTCATAAAATTTCGAGGACCCTGATCAGAAAATGCTGACTGTGTTACATGATTAAAACCCATTTCTTCAAGAGTGCTTTTATCAACGGTGAAGTCGGTCATAATTTTCGTATCCGGGTGTACCCACTCCTTCAGTGggtgtaaaatattattgaacCGTCGTTTATATGACCTATCACCATCTTGCACCGGATCACACGCTCTTAATCTTAAATCAAGTGTGGCATAATGCAATACACCAAGTACTTCGACTTTAACTTGTCGTAAATTTCCGTCCTGCGATGTTGTACCTAAGCTAATTACACCAACTTGTATCACGGAATTTTTACCTCCCATTTTACGAAATTTATCGCAAATTGCGGCAGTGCAAACACTACGTAAAtgtgtataaaaatttttcacatataCATTTGATACCTTTACCCAGGAAGTAACATTTTGAACATTTGTTTGGCATGCCcaatgataaattaattttaaaagaatGGTAGGTGTATATGTAGCACTCTGAAAAATTGAACCGGAAAAGAGGGAAACAAAACGATCTGGACAACATTCTGAAATCCAAACGTATCCTCCCGAATATGGAAATGTACCGGGATCACTATACATTCCTAATTTCAATTTCCtctgataattattattattatgttgcGTACAAAATTGTTCAGACTTTACCAACCCTTGCTGTATCAACCATTCAGCAAATTTTGTAGCCGAGTACATGAGTACGCTCTTGACTTTCAAATCTGAAACGtacattaataatttatataaagaaaAGGGTGGCAACCGATAATCACACCCATGTTAATAGGTACCTAACTCCGATCTTTCTTTCTGAGCTACTATTGGCGCGATATCCTTTGTACGAAGATTCGGTCTAGCTACGATGACCAACGAAGGAAATGTTCTGCCTCCGTTTATTTTGTTAAAAGTTACTTCCTTTCCATCTGGAAGATTCTTCTTCGATTCGTCAATTTGGTCGCAAGCTAAAGTGAAAGATTATTGGAATTAAAgcagaaaaattctatttgtctACTACATTGACTGCAAATAAATTATCTCTAACGTCAATTCGATTTCCCAGTCAATACACAGCAATCAACGTGACAATCATAAAGCATTTAATTCCACATAAATTCTTCCTCTAACCTGCACTTTTTCCAACTGATATTCCACCAATACTCGTATGCTCAGTTGGTTTTGCAATAGCCAgttttgttgttgttgctgacACCGTTATCGTTGGTGATACCGTTCCTGTAGTCGTATTTATCGTAGCTGATGTTGATGACACTGTCGGTGTAACCTGTTGTTTACTTACAGTTTTTATTCTGAGATTAGTAACACCTTGCGGGCTGGTTGTAGctaaaacattaaatttaatttgcaGAAACTACGTGTTTAGAGTACGTAATTAGCATATAGCAAATTTATAGATGCTTTATATCTTACTGAAGGTATATTTCAAAGTGATCAAATGGAACTTACTTGGTGTAACAACATGCGTCGAGCATCCTAATTTCTGTTTTCCACGAGGTACTAGTGTGGGCTATATGATTAGAGTAAGATGGGATCAgttcaacaaaaaaaaaaaagaaaaaaaatctggtagtgaaacgatatttacGCATAACATACTTCCTCTATTATATCAGATTGCTGTACTTCGAGCACTTTTGTTCTGCGTCCGGAACGA
It includes:
- the LOC126872594 gene encoding ornithine decarboxylase antizyme 1, with the translated sequence MNYSDMSSKYMDESLEEGSRFQQHYCITLGEDELLKAVRNSESLRLTFTLHLTESTSVEWETVVWRHCLYIRVPSCLLPEGSKEGFVSLLEYAEETLRCTNIIICLRKDRADRGTCRQPFFDSNENDYEEKSFSSKTLCCYGLAMLVRTFMFLGFTVLPPTHSLVPPGSDAGNLYMLYAIE